The Spirochaetae bacterium HGW-Spirochaetae-1 DNA segment CGTCATCACCCATGTCGTGGGCATTCACCGGAAGAAAATACGGAAGATAACCGGGACAACGGACAAGTACTACGAGCAGCTCCTGCGCGAGGAGGAAATCCACGAAAAGACACGTCTCAACGACGAGAAAAAACGCAAAGAAGTCGAACAGTTCATAACCCGGTTCAGGGCCAAGGCCCGCCTTGCCGGCCTTGTCCAGTCACGTGTGAAGGCCATGGAAAAACAGGGACGCCTGGAACGCCTGGAGAAAATAGAGTCCCTGGATTTTTCCTTCACCTATAAGCAGTACCCGGCAAAAACAGCCATGCACGTGAAAGATCTGAACTTCGCCTATGATCCCTCATCACCCCTCATACAGGACCTGAGCTTCACCGTGGGAAAAAGCGACCGCATCTGCGTCATCGGGAAAAACGGCCGCGGCAAAACCACGCTTCTGAAGCTTCTCTCGGGAGACCTCGATCCAGACCGGGGAGAAATACTGACCCATCCCGAATCGAGCAAGGGATATTACGCCCAGACCAACGCATTGAACCTCAATGAAAACATGACCATTGAAGATGAACTAATGACGGCCGGGTGCGAGCGCCAGCGGGCCCGGGACATATGCGGCGCCATGATGTTCGAGGGGGATAATGCCCTGAAAAAAATAAAGATTCTCTCGGGCGGTGAAAAGAGTCGCGTTCTCCTGGGAAAAATCCTGGCCTCGCCGTCGAACCTGCTCCTCCTGGACGAGCCAACGAACCACCTGGATATGGAATCCTGCGATGCCTTCCTGGCAGCCGTAGATGACTTCGACGGCGCCGCAATAATTGTTACCCACAATGAAATGTTCCTCAACACCCTGGCGAACCGTTTCATCGTTTTCCAGGGCGGCGGCGTCTCTCTTTTCGAAGGAACCTACCAGAGCTTTCTGCAGAAAATCGGCTGGGAAGACGAAGTCGATACTTTCAAAAAAGAACAGCTTTCCTCAACAGAAGTAGCGGCGGAACCCGTGAACAAAAAGGAACTGCGGAAACTCCGGGCCGCCATTCTGACGCGCCGCACGAAGGAACTGAAACCCCTGGAGGAGCGCTCAGCGGCCATTGAAAAGGAACTCATGAAACTGGAAGCGACACAGAAGGAAATAAATGAAGCGATAATTACCGCCTCGGCCACGGGCAGCGGCCAGGAGATACAGCGGCTGTCGAAAGAACTGCATAACGTACAATCCGGTATTGAGTCCCTTTACGACGAATACGCCCGCATCACCGATTCCATCGACGAGAAAGGCAAACAGTTCGACCGGGAACTGGAGGAACTGGGAGAATAACAATCGCAGGGGCACGGCATGCCGTGCCCCTGCGATTGTTATTCATCCTTCATTTTATTGGCAATCCTCTCCTGGTACTCCGTGATCTCGTTGCGGAGAATCGTAAGATCGGTGATACGGTCATCGAGTTTTACCAGGTGGCTTGTCAGGAGCTCAAGGAGCCTGGCCAGCACCACACTGTTAGACTTCTGTATAGACCACATGGCCTCGAGCTCCTGCATCTCCGAAAGGTTGAGTCCCAGTATCTTCAGGCGTTTTATCAGCTTCAGGCGGCGCAGGTCATCGGTTGTATAAACACGCTTGCCTCCCTCTATCCGCCTCACCGAATTGAGAAGACCGATCTCCTCGTAATAGCGGATAGTCCGCTGGCTCATTTCCAGTTTGCCCGCTATCTCCCCTATTGAAAGATACTGATCGTCATTTTCCATCATTCACCTTTCCTTCAGTTATACTTGCCCTGAAACATTTCCCGCAGCTTGTACTTCTGGACCTTGCCGCTGGCCGTCATGGGATACTCCGCGACAAATTCCCAGTACCGGGGAATCTTGTGCCGGGCGATCTTCCCCGTGCAGAAATCAACAAACTCATCGGCCGTGGCCGTCTCGCCGTCTTTCAGCCTGATCGCGGCCAGAACCTGTTCGCCATATTTCCGGTCCGGTATACCCACAACCTGTACATCGCTGACCTTGGGATTCTTATAGAGAAATTCCTCGATTTCACGGGGATAGATATTTTCCCCGCCTCGGATGATCATGTCCTTGATTCGGCCCGTTATCCGGTAATAGCCTTTTTCATCCACGGTTCCCAGGTCGCCGGTGTGGAGCCACCCATCCCTGTCGATAGCGGCAGCCGTGGCTTCCTCCATTTTATAATAGCCCTTCATGACACAATCGCTGCGCGTGACGATTTCGCCCTGTATTCCCGGACCTGCATCATCTCCCGTCTCGGGATCAATGATCTTTCCCTCAATATCGGCAAGTAATGTTCCCACGGTGGCAACGCGCAGGTCAACGGGATCATCGCGCCGCGTCATGGTCATGACCGGCGAAGACTCGGTCTGCCCGAAAGCGATGACTACCTCGGGACAATGCATTTTTGTCCTCACCTGGTTCATGACCTCTACAGGACAGGGCGCCCCGGCCATAATTCCCGTGCGCAGAGAAGACATATCATATTTTTCAAAATCGGCATGATTCACGATGGCGATAAACATGGTGGGCACGCCGTTAATCGCCGTGCATCTCTCACCGTCAATGGCCTTCAGGGCGAGCAGGGGATCAAAGTTCTCCAGTACAACCATGGCCGCCCCGTGCACCACGCTGTTCAGCGTGCTCATGACACAGCCGAAACAATGGAACAGGGGCACCTGGATAAGGAGACGGTCCTTTTCAGTCAATCCCATCACATCCCCCACC contains these protein-coding regions:
- a CDS encoding MerR family transcriptional regulator, coding for MMENDDQYLSIGEIAGKLEMSQRTIRYYEEIGLLNSVRRIEGGKRVYTTDDLRRLKLIKRLKILGLNLSEMQELEAMWSIQKSNSVVLARLLELLTSHLVKLDDRITDLTILRNEITEYQERIANKMKDE
- a CDS encoding AMP-binding protein, giving the protein MSDFVDKTIGDALKETAQAFGEREALVCPESGIRQNYAEFHAMCRKTARGFMALGVKKGDHVSVWTTNVPQWAYLQFGLAMTGAVLVTVNTNYKSHELEYILKQSDSTTLVIIEEYRDTNYYEVTRQVVGNMDNVKPGDIKSDALPFMRNVVYIGKRKETPGMFSFQDLLRLGEVVSDEELTAREGCLDSRDVINMQYTSGTTGFPKGVMLSHYNIVNNARMVGDVMGLTEKDRLLIQVPLFHCFGCVMSTLNSVVHGAAMVVLENFDPLLALKAIDGERCTAINGVPTMFIAIVNHADFEKYDMSSLRTGIMAGAPCPVEVMNQVRTKMHCPEVVIAFGQTESSPVMTMTRRDDPVDLRVATVGTLLADIEGKIIDPETGDDAGPGIQGEIVTRSDCVMKGYYKMEEATAAAIDRDGWLHTGDLGTVDEKGYYRITGRIKDMIIRGGENIYPREIEEFLYKNPKVSDVQVVGIPDRKYGEQVLAAIRLKDGETATADEFVDFCTGKIARHKIPRYWEFVAEYPMTASGKVQKYKLREMFQGKYN
- a CDS encoding ABC transporter ATP-binding protein; its protein translation is MIKVLNLTKSFGSQDILESVSFNINEGERIGLVGRNGHGKTTIFRMIIGEEQPDSGEIVIPKNYSIGYVTQHIGFSRDTVLDEGCLGLPEHMKDDHWRVEKILFGLGFGPGDMKRHPSEFSGGYQVRLNLAKVLAAEPHMLLLDEPTNYLDVVSIRWLSRFLRQWKGELILITHDRSFMDDVITHVVGIHRKKIRKITGTTDKYYEQLLREEEIHEKTRLNDEKKRKEVEQFITRFRAKARLAGLVQSRVKAMEKQGRLERLEKIESLDFSFTYKQYPAKTAMHVKDLNFAYDPSSPLIQDLSFTVGKSDRICVIGKNGRGKTTLLKLLSGDLDPDRGEILTHPESSKGYYAQTNALNLNENMTIEDELMTAGCERQRARDICGAMMFEGDNALKKIKILSGGEKSRVLLGKILASPSNLLLLDEPTNHLDMESCDAFLAAVDDFDGAAIIVTHNEMFLNTLANRFIVFQGGGVSLFEGTYQSFLQKIGWEDEVDTFKKEQLSSTEVAAEPVNKKELRKLRAAILTRRTKELKPLEERSAAIEKELMKLEATQKEINEAIITASATGSGQEIQRLSKELHNVQSGIESLYDEYARITDSIDEKGKQFDRELEELGE